CCGCCACTTTAAACCCCTTTGAGCCAAAATGTGTTTTGGCAGTTTTTACTTTTTCCGGCTTCATCCATTTATCAATATGTTTTAATGTAAAACCTATTTCCTCTAAAAGAAATCCGATTTCAGTGACATATGCCTCTGTTTCTGATTTATTTAAATCCTGTTTGAGAGCGAGGCATATCTTCTCTTCGTTTTTTCTAATTTGTTCAGCAAGCTTCTTCAACATACTTACTCGAAAATCTTTTGATTTTGTATGTCCGTTACGAAAAAACTCCTTTTGCCTTCTTACAGTATTCTTGACTGCAGTAAGCGATTGCTCCTTTATTTGTGTCATGGGAAAAGCCCTCCTAATACGCTTCATCACTTATTGTTAATATAGACATCTTACGTTCATAATGTCAAAAAGAGGTGTGCCTAAATGCTATAGAAAGAGACTTAATCTTATGATTAAGCCTTTTATTAGAATGATTGTGCCCGCTCGCCTTGCACCGTAGTTTTCATAAATCCCCACTTCACTGATAAGATCACCCCTATGAATCCAGCTCCACCAGCCGTTAAAAACACTGAAACATAAGTATCTTCATTACTAAAAAGCCCCGCAACAAATGGTCCAAGAAAAATACCTAACGCATAAATTGCTTGAAAGAGACCCATTGCTGTTGCACGTTTATTGTTTGGAATCGTTTGAATAGCCATGCCCATTAATAATGGTATCGTCATTCCTTGTGCAAATCCATTTAAAGCTTGAGTAACATATAGAATAGGTAGACTGCTGATAAATGGTATTATAGCGGAAAATATAAATGTTCCAAAAAAGCCTATCATTAGTATTGTCCATTTTTGAAAACGAGCAACCAAATATCTACCTGTCACAATCGGTGCAACAGCATGTGGTACCATGAAACTAAATACAAGAAAAAGCAATGTTTTACTTTCGGCACCTATTGTTAAAGCATAATCAGGGGTAAAACCAAACATCGTAATAAATAAGACTGCATGAGCAATTGCGGATAAAATTGCTGCTTTTAACACAATCTTTTCTCTAAAAACTTCGGTCAGTTCGTGTTTTTCAATCTTCTTAGCATTCTTTTCACCGCTTATCTCTCTCACTCGTAAAGCTAGAAGAATT
This Metabacillus endolithicus DNA region includes the following protein-coding sequences:
- a CDS encoding MFS transporter translates to MLFIIITFTYWFSLYIYVPVFVSYLDFLGGTYTLVGFIVGSYGIMQILLRLPVGIISDRLQIRKPFVIIGLITGVISCFGFALTESLGFALLARFVSGVTASMWVAFTVLYASYFKQEDTTKAMGNVQFITVSSQLISMGLSGYLVSHWGWKAPFWLGGVIGTIGILLALRVREISGEKNAKKIEKHELTEVFREKIVLKAAILSAIAHAVLFITMFGFTPDYALTIGAESKTLLFLVFSFMVPHAVAPIVTGRYLVARFQKWTILMIGFFGTFIFSAIIPFISSLPILYVTQALNGFAQGMTIPLLMGMAIQTIPNNKRATAMGLFQAIYALGIFLGPFVAGLFSNEDTYVSVFLTAGGAGFIGVILSVKWGFMKTTVQGERAQSF